The Saccharomonospora cyanea NA-134 genome includes a region encoding these proteins:
- a CDS encoding catalase, whose amino-acid sequence MPENNQRPLTTVAGAPVPDNQNSLTAGPRGPMLLQDVWFLEKLAHFDREVIPERRMHAKGSGAFGTFTVTNDITQYTCAKLFSEVGKKTDLFVRFSTVAGERGAADAERDIRGFAVKFYTEEGNWDIVGNNTPVFFFRDPLKFPDLNHAVKRDPRTNMRSPENNWDFWTNLPESLHQVTIVMSDRGIPASYRHMHGFGSHTYSMINAEGERFWVKFHHRTQQGIKNLTDAEAEALIGKDRESHQRDLYEAIERGDFPKWKLYIQVMPEADAETYRYHPFDLTKVWSKKDYPLIEVGEWELNRNPENYFADVEQAAFSPANVVPGIGFSPDRMLQGRLFSYGDAQRYRLGVNHHQIPVNAPRCPVNSYHRDGAMRVDGNQGSTPGIEPNSYGRWQEQPAYREPSLAVGAVADRFNYREDDDNYYEQPGILFRNMTPEQQQALFENTARAINGASEATIERHIANCTKADPAYGEGVRKAIEALQAGQL is encoded by the coding sequence TTGCCCGAGAACAACCAGAGGCCGCTGACCACCGTCGCCGGTGCGCCGGTTCCCGACAACCAGAACTCCCTCACCGCCGGCCCCCGTGGTCCGATGCTCCTGCAGGACGTGTGGTTCCTGGAGAAGCTCGCGCACTTCGACCGCGAGGTGATCCCGGAGCGCCGGATGCACGCGAAGGGTTCCGGTGCGTTCGGTACGTTCACCGTCACCAACGACATCACCCAGTACACCTGCGCGAAGCTCTTCTCCGAGGTCGGCAAGAAGACGGACCTGTTCGTCCGCTTCTCGACCGTCGCCGGTGAGCGCGGTGCGGCCGACGCCGAGCGCGACATCCGTGGTTTCGCGGTGAAGTTCTACACCGAAGAGGGCAACTGGGACATCGTCGGTAACAACACCCCGGTGTTCTTCTTCCGCGACCCGCTGAAGTTCCCCGACCTCAACCACGCGGTGAAGCGTGACCCGCGCACCAACATGCGCAGCCCCGAGAACAACTGGGACTTCTGGACCAACCTGCCCGAGTCGCTGCACCAGGTGACGATCGTGATGTCGGACCGCGGCATCCCGGCGTCGTACCGGCACATGCACGGCTTCGGCTCGCACACCTACAGCATGATCAACGCCGAGGGTGAGCGCTTCTGGGTCAAGTTCCACCACCGCACCCAGCAGGGGATCAAGAACCTCACCGACGCCGAGGCCGAGGCGCTGATCGGTAAGGACCGCGAGTCGCACCAGCGTGACCTCTACGAGGCGATCGAGCGCGGCGACTTCCCGAAGTGGAAGCTCTACATCCAGGTCATGCCGGAGGCCGACGCCGAGACCTACCGGTACCACCCGTTCGACCTCACGAAGGTGTGGTCCAAGAAGGACTACCCGCTGATCGAGGTCGGCGAGTGGGAGCTCAACCGCAACCCGGAGAACTACTTCGCCGACGTGGAGCAGGCCGCCTTCAGCCCGGCCAACGTCGTCCCCGGCATCGGGTTCTCACCGGACCGGATGCTGCAGGGCCGGCTGTTCTCCTACGGTGACGCGCAGCGGTACCGCCTGGGTGTGAACCACCACCAGATCCCGGTGAACGCGCCGCGGTGCCCGGTCAACTCCTACCACCGTGACGGTGCCATGCGCGTCGACGGCAACCAGGGCTCCACGCCGGGCATCGAGCCGAACTCCTACGGCCGCTGGCAGGAGCAGCCCGCCTACCGCGAGCCGAGCCTGGCCGTGGGTGCGGTCGCCGACCGGTTCAACTACCGCGAGGACGACGACAACTACTACGAGCAGCCCGGCATCCTGTTCCGCAACATGACGCCGGAGCAGCAGCAGGCGCTGTTCGAGAACACCGCGCGTGCCATCAACGGCGCCTCGGAGGCGACCATCGAGCGGCACATCGCCAACTGCACCAAGGCCGACCCCGCCTACGGCGAGGGCGTCCGCAAGGCGATCGAGGCGCTGCAGGCCGGCCAGCTCTGA
- a CDS encoding ankyrin repeat domain-containing protein translates to MSEGGLTPEQVERVVAIAMDLAREGDTAQLLEFLDHGLPVDVADPAGNTLLMLAAYHGHAATVRVLLERGADPDRRNARDQSPIAGALFKGEDEVVAVLREAGADLDAGTPTARAAAAMFGREHLLD, encoded by the coding sequence ATGAGTGAGGGTGGACTGACGCCGGAGCAGGTCGAGCGCGTCGTGGCGATCGCCATGGACCTCGCGCGCGAAGGTGACACCGCGCAGCTGCTGGAGTTCCTCGACCACGGACTGCCGGTCGACGTGGCCGACCCGGCGGGGAACACCCTGCTCATGCTCGCCGCCTACCACGGCCACGCGGCCACGGTGCGCGTGCTGCTGGAACGTGGCGCGGATCCGGACCGGCGCAACGCACGTGACCAGTCACCGATCGCCGGTGCGCTGTTCAAGGGTGAGGACGAGGTCGTCGCCGTGCTCCGCGAGGCGGGCGCGGACCTCGACGCGGGCACGCCCACCGCACGGGCGGCCGCCGCCATGTTCGGCCGGGAGCACCTGCTGGACTGA
- a CDS encoding TetR/AcrR family transcriptional regulator, producing MGKDRNAVRGLGAAHEQRRRDILDAVFAIVDTEGTEQVSIRRVADAAGVSVGRVQHYFRTKDDLLAEAFTTINSHGTDRVRERLSSEDSAADPRRVLTVVLGELIPRTADDCRLVRVAQAFETYAHTRPQLRERLTQGYDELAALLAHLLHASADPQTGDTEHVPATFRTDAYELLALATGLAGLVVTGNLDARQAHTIATTRLDEVLSARRGTGSQHR from the coding sequence ATGGGGAAGGACAGAAACGCGGTCCGCGGTCTCGGTGCCGCGCACGAGCAACGGCGCCGGGACATACTGGACGCGGTCTTCGCGATCGTCGACACCGAGGGAACGGAGCAGGTCAGCATCCGCCGTGTCGCGGACGCGGCAGGGGTTTCCGTCGGCCGGGTCCAGCACTACTTCCGCACCAAGGACGACCTGCTGGCCGAGGCGTTCACGACGATCAACAGCCACGGCACCGACCGTGTGCGCGAACGACTTTCCAGCGAGGACAGCGCCGCCGATCCCCGGCGCGTGCTGACCGTGGTGCTGGGCGAACTCATCCCCCGCACAGCCGACGACTGCCGACTCGTCCGAGTCGCGCAGGCATTCGAGACGTACGCCCACACTCGACCGCAACTCAGGGAGCGGCTCACCCAGGGCTACGACGAACTCGCGGCCCTCCTCGCCCACCTGCTCCACGCGAGCGCGGACCCGCAGACCGGCGACACCGAACACGTTCCGGCGACTTTCCGCACCGACGCGTACGAACTCCTCGCCCTGGCCACGGGCCTCGCCGGGCTCGTCGTCACCGGCAACCTCGACGCACGGCAGGCACACACCATCGCAACCACACGCCTCGACGAGGTGCTCAGCGCACGACGCGGAACCGGTTCCCAGCACCGGTGA
- a CDS encoding alpha-glucuronidase family glycosyl hydrolase, with protein sequence MRRRPRHRRAAFALLVPVVLVATLLTGAPTIPEASATPAHHYSGSDLWLRYPPISDPALRKRYAKSATTVIVQNAGKNPVHRHTRDLRMEPGSREHLVATSLEAAKDELARGLEGLLGREVPVSTKPGQRVPDGAVVVGTPETSQLVRRHAPSEELRTVGDEGYLIRSVSRGRHDFTVIAANTEIGALYGTFAFLRRMQTQQPITGLDVTEKPRIANRHLNYWETERLYAGNDATGTGGLNGENGAVFNFAATGESADRNLPVILDRYLVVARALASVGVNGITINNVNADNAYLTREYVEQTAALADALRPYGIRVALSVKYTAPTDERFAPDTLTEDQLDPYGAEFRDWWHRKAEHIRDAIPDFTGFTVKANSEGQPGPQDFGYDHGDGANGIAAALAPLGMTVYWRTFVYNADVDDDRLKRAYLEFGHIDDEPQDDGSTGRFADNVFLQTKNGPLDFQAREPFNPMFGRLENTNQALELQITQEYTGQNTMLCYLGPMWQEVLRTDTYTTDEHGELLDDRLVGHIVDGTAQGHPDTAIVGVANLGNADNLTGHHFSQANLFAFGRLAWDWTLDSERIATDWVRMTWSNDDRIVDTIVRMMMGSWEALVSYQTPLGVAHQFADGEHYEPYPSQWFMKDDWSPVYYNKADSAGLGYDRSPTGSDFTAQYFPTLAERYGDIESTPENLLMWFHHVPWDHRMDNGRIFWEELVYRYQMGVQYVTWMRETWDSLKPSLDARRWAEVRDKLVQHEIDAADWRDTNVEYWQEFSGREIPVDDGPLSATFVVNGTEHGGFDLSADSYRIPVAAGGSPTITEVRTADLDARYEIVSQADNVPGTAVVKVTGQSFFGPLVKNYVLELVPDTTLASLSVNGAQPASFDPDVHHYNTLLPPDAESVATVEAVAHDPAATVRVEQADHPTGRATVTVTNGGSSTVYTVDFGTALDGSDEFDPGELDDRWRWVRHDADAVRLADGALVITAQQGDLEGEAGSAKNLALQEVDGDWTAESRLVFSRPLAHDNEQGGLVAYADDDNYVKLAWEMADEKAEINKLRVVLLTEESGKATSMEVTGADAQRIVGEDGAIWLRLVKLGNTYKAYYSGDGEVYRFFGATTLSAEPAHAGLVAFNGPATSTGLDVAFDWFHIDSHGDPVPAR encoded by the coding sequence ATGAGGAGACGTCCGCGACACCGGAGAGCAGCGTTCGCGCTGCTCGTTCCGGTCGTGCTGGTAGCGACCCTGCTGACCGGCGCGCCCACGATTCCCGAAGCGTCCGCGACACCCGCCCACCACTACAGTGGCTCGGACCTGTGGCTGCGTTACCCGCCGATCAGCGATCCGGCGCTTCGAAAGCGGTACGCGAAGTCCGCCACCACCGTCATCGTGCAGAACGCCGGGAAGAACCCGGTCCATCGGCACACCCGTGACCTGCGGATGGAACCGGGTTCCCGGGAGCACCTCGTGGCGACGTCCCTCGAAGCGGCCAAAGACGAGCTGGCGAGAGGTCTGGAAGGGCTCCTCGGCAGGGAGGTGCCCGTCAGCACGAAACCGGGACAACGCGTTCCGGACGGAGCCGTCGTGGTGGGCACGCCGGAGACCTCGCAGCTCGTGCGGCGGCACGCTCCCTCCGAGGAGCTCCGGACAGTGGGCGACGAGGGATACCTGATCCGCTCGGTCTCCCGCGGACGACACGACTTCACCGTCATCGCCGCCAACACGGAGATCGGCGCGCTGTACGGGACCTTCGCGTTCCTGCGGCGGATGCAGACACAGCAGCCCATCACCGGCCTGGACGTCACCGAGAAGCCCAGGATCGCCAACCGGCACCTGAACTACTGGGAGACCGAACGGCTCTACGCCGGCAACGACGCCACCGGCACCGGCGGTTTGAACGGCGAGAACGGCGCCGTCTTCAACTTCGCGGCCACGGGCGAGAGCGCCGACCGCAACCTGCCCGTCATCCTGGACCGCTACCTCGTGGTCGCGCGCGCACTGGCCTCGGTGGGCGTCAACGGCATCACGATCAACAACGTCAACGCGGACAACGCCTACCTGACGCGCGAGTACGTGGAGCAGACGGCCGCGCTCGCCGACGCGCTGCGGCCCTACGGGATCAGGGTCGCGTTGTCCGTCAAGTACACCGCACCCACCGACGAACGGTTCGCTCCCGACACCCTCACCGAGGACCAGCTCGACCCGTACGGCGCGGAGTTCCGTGACTGGTGGCACCGGAAGGCCGAGCACATCCGGGACGCGATCCCCGACTTCACCGGCTTCACCGTGAAGGCGAACTCCGAAGGGCAACCGGGGCCGCAGGACTTCGGCTACGATCACGGTGACGGTGCCAACGGCATCGCCGCCGCCCTCGCACCGCTCGGGATGACGGTGTACTGGCGCACGTTCGTCTACAACGCCGACGTCGACGACGATCGGCTCAAGCGCGCGTACCTGGAGTTCGGCCACATCGACGACGAACCCCAGGACGACGGGTCGACAGGGCGGTTCGCGGACAACGTGTTCCTCCAGACCAAGAACGGACCGCTGGACTTCCAGGCCCGTGAGCCGTTCAACCCCATGTTCGGGCGCCTGGAGAACACCAACCAGGCGCTGGAGTTGCAGATCACCCAGGAGTACACTGGCCAGAACACGATGCTGTGCTATCTCGGCCCCATGTGGCAGGAGGTGCTGCGCACCGACACGTACACCACCGACGAACACGGTGAACTTCTCGACGACCGCCTGGTCGGCCACATCGTGGACGGCACGGCCCAGGGCCATCCGGACACGGCGATCGTGGGTGTGGCGAACCTCGGCAACGCCGACAACCTCACGGGCCACCACTTCTCGCAGGCCAACCTGTTCGCCTTCGGTCGTCTGGCCTGGGACTGGACGCTGGACTCGGAGCGGATCGCCACCGACTGGGTGCGGATGACGTGGAGCAACGACGACCGCATCGTCGACACGATCGTGCGGATGATGATGGGTTCCTGGGAAGCGCTGGTCAGCTACCAGACACCTCTGGGCGTCGCGCACCAGTTCGCCGACGGCGAGCACTACGAGCCGTACCCGTCCCAGTGGTTCATGAAGGACGACTGGAGTCCGGTCTACTACAACAAGGCCGACAGCGCCGGGCTCGGCTACGACCGCTCTCCCACGGGCAGCGACTTCACCGCCCAGTACTTCCCCACCCTGGCCGAGCGCTACGGCGACATCGAGTCCACTCCGGAGAACCTGCTGATGTGGTTCCACCACGTGCCGTGGGACCACCGGATGGACAACGGCCGGATCTTCTGGGAGGAGCTCGTGTACCGCTACCAGATGGGCGTCCAGTACGTGACGTGGATGAGGGAGACGTGGGATTCGCTGAAGCCGTCCCTCGACGCGCGCCGATGGGCCGAGGTGCGGGACAAGCTCGTCCAGCACGAGATCGACGCGGCCGACTGGCGCGACACCAACGTGGAGTACTGGCAGGAGTTCAGTGGCAGAGAGATCCCGGTGGACGACGGGCCGCTGTCGGCCACGTTCGTCGTGAACGGAACGGAACACGGTGGGTTCGACCTTTCGGCCGACAGTTACCGGATCCCGGTCGCGGCAGGAGGATCGCCGACGATCACCGAGGTGCGGACGGCCGACCTCGACGCCCGCTACGAGATCGTCTCGCAGGCCGACAACGTGCCCGGGACGGCGGTCGTCAAGGTCACCGGGCAGTCGTTCTTCGGGCCGCTGGTGAAGAACTACGTCCTCGAACTGGTGCCCGACACCACCCTGGCGAGTCTGTCGGTCAACGGCGCGCAACCGGCGTCGTTCGACCCGGACGTCCACCACTACAACACCCTGCTGCCGCCCGATGCCGAGTCGGTGGCGACGGTGGAGGCCGTGGCCCACGACCCCGCGGCGACCGTGCGCGTGGAGCAGGCCGACCACCCGACGGGGCGCGCGACTGTCACCGTGACCAACGGCGGCTCCTCGACGGTGTACACAGTGGACTTCGGCACCGCTCTGGACGGCAGTGACGAGTTCGACCCCGGCGAGCTCGACGACCGGTGGCGGTGGGTGCGGCACGACGCCGACGCCGTGCGGCTCGCCGACGGCGCACTCGTCATCACCGCGCAGCAGGGCGATCTGGAAGGAGAAGCCGGGTCGGCGAAGAACCTCGCGCTGCAGGAGGTCGACGGCGACTGGACGGCGGAGTCGAGGCTCGTCTTCTCCCGGCCGCTCGCCCACGACAACGAGCAGGGTGGACTCGTCGCCTATGCCGACGACGACAACTACGTCAAGCTCGCGTGGGAGATGGCGGACGAGAAAGCCGAGATCAACAAGCTGCGCGTCGTGCTGCTGACCGAGGAAAGCGGCAAGGCGACGAGCATGGAGGTCACCGGAGCCGACGCCCAGCGCATCGTGGGCGAGGACGGCGCCATCTGGCTCCGGCTCGTGAAGCTCGGGAACACGTACAAGGCGTACTACTCCGGCGACGGAGAGGTCTACCGGTTCTTCGGGGCCACCACGCTGAGCGCCGAACCCGCGCACGCGGGGTTGGTGGCGTTCAACGGGCCCGCGACGTCCACCGGCCTCGACGTGGCCTTCGACTGGTTCCACATCGACAGCCACGGCGATCCGGTACCGGCTCGCTGA
- the uxaC gene encoding glucuronate isomerase has protein sequence MATPLVLHPDRALPADPATRDVARRLYAATRSLPLVCMHGHVEAQVLADDTPFPDPARLLVVPDHYVTRMLVSQGIRLEDLGVPRRDGGAVETDPRAIWRRLCANWHLFRGTPSRYWLEHELSEVFGVRTQPSADTADDIYDQLAIKLSDPDFRPRALLRRFNIELISTTDPATSDLRHHTRLREDGLGEQVIPTFRPDAVVHVTHEGWAERIEELGGLTGVDTSDYPGFLDALRRQREAFVLAGALATDHGHLGTDTTPLDDAEAARIYAAAFEGKVTQDEAEAFAGHMLFVMAGMSCEDGLVMQLHPGVRRDHHDGIHRAFGPDKGFDIPVAAEFTRGLRPLLNEFGHHPNFRLVLFTVDETVYSRELAPLAGAYPSVRLGAPWWFLDSPDGMRRFRELATETAGFYNTSGFVDDTRAFASIPARHDLARRIDAGYLARLVTEHRLTEDEAVETAVDLAYHLPRIAYRRPRNP, from the coding sequence ATGGCCACACCGCTCGTCCTTCACCCCGACCGCGCTCTTCCCGCCGACCCCGCCACCCGGGACGTCGCCCGACGCCTCTACGCCGCGACCCGATCGCTGCCGCTCGTGTGCATGCACGGCCACGTGGAAGCCCAGGTCCTGGCCGACGACACGCCGTTTCCGGACCCGGCGCGGCTGCTCGTGGTGCCCGACCACTACGTCACCCGCATGCTGGTGTCACAGGGGATAAGGCTGGAGGACCTCGGGGTTCCGCGACGTGACGGCGGCGCGGTGGAGACCGACCCCCGGGCGATCTGGCGACGACTGTGCGCCAACTGGCACCTGTTCCGGGGGACGCCGTCGCGGTACTGGTTGGAGCACGAACTCTCCGAGGTCTTCGGAGTCCGAACCCAGCCGTCCGCCGACACCGCCGACGACATCTACGACCAACTGGCGATAAAACTGTCCGATCCGGACTTCCGGCCGAGGGCGCTGCTGCGCCGCTTCAACATCGAACTCATCTCCACCACCGACCCGGCCACGTCGGACCTACGGCACCACACCCGGCTTCGCGAGGACGGCCTCGGCGAACAGGTGATTCCCACGTTCCGGCCCGACGCCGTCGTGCACGTGACCCACGAGGGCTGGGCGGAGCGCATCGAGGAACTCGGCGGGCTCACCGGTGTCGACACCTCCGACTATCCCGGGTTCCTCGACGCGTTGCGCAGGCAGCGGGAGGCGTTCGTCCTCGCCGGTGCGCTGGCCACCGACCACGGCCACCTGGGCACCGACACCACACCCCTCGACGACGCCGAGGCCGCGCGCATCTACGCCGCCGCGTTCGAGGGGAAGGTGACCCAGGACGAGGCCGAGGCGTTCGCCGGGCACATGCTGTTCGTCATGGCGGGGATGTCCTGCGAGGACGGGTTGGTGATGCAGCTTCACCCCGGAGTGCGGCGCGACCACCACGACGGCATCCACCGGGCCTTCGGCCCCGACAAGGGTTTCGACATCCCGGTGGCCGCCGAGTTCACCCGCGGTCTTCGACCTCTGCTCAACGAGTTCGGCCACCACCCGAACTTCCGGCTCGTCCTGTTCACCGTGGACGAGACCGTCTACAGCCGTGAGCTGGCACCGCTGGCCGGTGCCTACCCCTCGGTGCGGCTGGGCGCGCCGTGGTGGTTCCTCGACAGCCCCGACGGTATGCGGCGCTTCCGCGAGCTGGCGACCGAAACGGCCGGTTTCTACAACACCTCGGGGTTCGTGGACGACACGCGTGCCTTCGCCTCCATCCCGGCGCGGCACGACCTCGCCCGCCGGATCGACGCGGGATACCTGGCCCGCCTCGTCACGGAACACCGGCTCACCGAGGACGAGGCCGTCGAGACGGCCGTGGACCTCGCCTACCACCTACCCCGAATCGCGTACCGGCGCCCGAGGAACCCGTGA
- a CDS encoding LacI family DNA-binding transcriptional regulator gives MAVTIRDVAKAAGVSASTVSRALSGSELVDPRTREHVLRVADELGYVPNRAARGLITGRTGNLGLILPDLANPFFPEVVKGVQARAREADYSVFLADTDEDPTAELGLVRALAKQVDGIILCSPRMSTEDMRAAATCSCVVAVNRRGAQVPAITIDNVDGMRQAMAHLAALEHRRIGYVAGPRSSWSNRERARGIRLAAEAEGVELVEVGHVPPRFEGGVAAADLVVAAKVTAVVAYNDLVAMGLMSRLASRGIAVPQEISVVGIDDIPLAGMFTPGLTTVSVPKEQCGRAAVELLLKLLDEPGVRAPRREVPTQLLVRDTTTVARRSP, from the coding sequence ATGGCAGTGACGATTCGAGACGTGGCGAAGGCCGCGGGAGTGTCGGCGTCGACGGTGTCCCGTGCGCTGTCGGGGTCGGAGCTGGTCGATCCGCGTACTCGTGAGCACGTGCTGCGGGTGGCCGACGAGCTCGGTTACGTGCCCAACCGGGCGGCTCGGGGGCTCATCACGGGTCGCACGGGCAACCTCGGCCTCATCCTGCCCGACCTGGCCAACCCGTTCTTCCCGGAGGTGGTCAAGGGCGTCCAGGCCCGAGCGCGGGAAGCCGACTACTCGGTGTTCCTCGCCGACACCGACGAGGATCCCACCGCCGAACTCGGCCTGGTGCGCGCACTGGCGAAGCAGGTGGACGGCATCATCCTGTGCTCACCGCGCATGAGCACGGAGGACATGCGGGCGGCCGCGACGTGCTCGTGCGTGGTCGCCGTGAACCGGCGCGGTGCGCAGGTCCCGGCGATCACCATCGACAACGTCGACGGGATGAGGCAGGCCATGGCACACCTCGCCGCGCTGGAACACCGCAGGATCGGCTACGTCGCGGGGCCGCGCAGTAGCTGGTCGAACCGGGAGAGGGCACGTGGCATCCGGTTGGCGGCCGAAGCCGAGGGCGTCGAACTCGTGGAGGTCGGACACGTGCCTCCACGGTTCGAGGGCGGGGTCGCCGCGGCCGACCTCGTCGTCGCCGCGAAGGTCACCGCCGTGGTGGCCTACAACGACCTCGTCGCGATGGGACTGATGAGCCGGCTCGCCTCCCGTGGGATCGCGGTTCCGCAGGAGATCAGTGTCGTCGGCATCGACGACATCCCGCTGGCGGGCATGTTCACTCCCGGCCTGACGACGGTGTCGGTTCCCAAGGAGCAGTGTGGTCGCGCGGCGGTCGAGCTGCTGTTGAAGCTGCTGGACGAGCCCGGAGTCCGGGCTCCGCGCCGCGAGGTCCCCACACAACTGCTGGTTCGGGACACGACCACGGTCGCCCGACGAAGTCCGTAA
- a CDS encoding extracellular solute-binding protein, whose amino-acid sequence MRRNIVAGALAAALLAASCGAPESPGPQQAAGPIPDKPSSPVTLDILDVAGNLQLTQGMIDEFVEKHPDIVSGVTYSKAPAPDLIGKVKSQQNAGRVDIGLVLTGVDGLSAGIEQGLWEEILPKHADRLPGMDDYLEPAAEMQKLAQGHGVTVTYYPSGPLIEYLPSRVPDPPRTAQELLDYAKANPGKVEYARPSNSGPGRTFLMGLPYILGDADPRDPVNGWDKTWDYLAELNSYVDRYPSGTTQTMTDLANGTVDIVVTTTGWDINPRALGTVPAEAEIGTLEGFHWVTDAHYAVIPKGATADQQAAALQLIQFMLTKEQQAKAYDEGYFYPGPAVKGVDISMAPESSQEVIRRYGRPEYDQLIAGNPKETPLDAKTMVEAFDRWDREIGGAKVDE is encoded by the coding sequence ATGCGCAGGAACATCGTGGCGGGCGCACTTGCCGCCGCACTACTGGCCGCCTCGTGCGGCGCGCCCGAAAGCCCCGGCCCCCAGCAGGCGGCCGGGCCGATCCCGGACAAACCCTCGAGTCCCGTCACCCTCGACATCCTCGACGTGGCGGGCAACCTCCAACTCACCCAGGGAATGATCGACGAGTTCGTCGAGAAACACCCGGACATCGTCTCCGGCGTGACCTACAGCAAGGCACCGGCTCCCGACCTGATCGGCAAGGTCAAGTCCCAGCAGAACGCGGGAAGAGTCGACATCGGACTCGTGCTGACCGGTGTGGACGGACTGTCGGCCGGTATCGAGCAGGGGTTGTGGGAGGAGATCCTGCCCAAGCACGCCGACCGGCTCCCGGGCATGGACGACTACCTGGAGCCCGCTGCCGAGATGCAGAAACTCGCGCAGGGACACGGTGTGACGGTGACGTACTATCCGTCGGGACCGTTGATCGAGTACCTGCCCTCGCGGGTGCCGGACCCGCCGCGCACGGCACAGGAGCTGCTCGACTACGCCAAGGCGAACCCCGGCAAGGTGGAGTACGCGCGGCCGTCGAACTCCGGTCCGGGCCGGACGTTCCTCATGGGCCTGCCGTACATCCTGGGGGACGCCGACCCCAGGGACCCGGTCAACGGCTGGGACAAGACGTGGGACTACCTGGCCGAGTTGAACTCCTACGTCGACCGCTACCCGTCGGGCACCACACAGACCATGACGGACCTGGCCAACGGCACCGTCGACATCGTCGTCACCACCACGGGGTGGGACATCAACCCCCGGGCACTGGGCACCGTGCCCGCCGAGGCGGAGATCGGAACCCTGGAAGGTTTCCACTGGGTCACCGACGCTCACTACGCGGTCATCCCCAAGGGGGCGACGGCCGACCAGCAGGCGGCGGCGTTGCAGCTCATCCAGTTCATGCTCACCAAGGAGCAGCAGGCCAAGGCCTACGACGAGGGCTACTTCTATCCGGGCCCGGCGGTGAAGGGCGTGGACATCTCCATGGCGCCCGAGTCGAGCCAGGAGGTCATCCGGCGTTACGGCAGGCCGGAGTACGACCAGCTGATCGCCGGCAACCCGAAGGAGACACCCCTCGACGCCAAGACGATGGTCGAGGCCTTCGACCGGTGGGACCGCGAGATCGGCGGCGCGAAGGTGGACGAATGA
- a CDS encoding ABC transporter ATP-binding protein has protein sequence MTGSHRGDTDAPAAPRRTETFSTLRLQGVGRTFGRTAALEGLDLEIRRGEFIALLGPSGCGKSTALNCLAGLLPLTSGSIWQDETRIDVLPPERRGFGMVFQNYALFPHMSVRKNVAFGLTMQRLPKAEVARRADEAIRLVRLEEHAHKLPGQLSGGQQQRVAIARAIVLEPSLVLMDEPLSNLDAKLRLEMRTEIRRLHQSLGLTTVYVTHDQEEALSLADRLVVLRDGTVQQIGTPEDLHNRPVNQHVADFMGYRNLIRLTAGEPTGDGTRVEGDGLSLVGSQVGDLTPGAAVVAAVRPEDVTVSEPGTSGPNHFRATVEVVEYQGRELAVEARTESGVRLHLRTPHRLAPGDDVVLGVAVERLLVFPDDGTASGEPGSAPALPGQEPA, from the coding sequence ATGACTGGGTCACATCGCGGCGACACCGACGCGCCTGCGGCACCCCGACGGACCGAGACGTTCTCGACACTGCGCCTGCAGGGGGTCGGGCGCACCTTCGGCAGGACGGCCGCGCTCGAAGGCCTGGATCTGGAGATCCGGCGCGGCGAGTTCATCGCCCTGCTCGGTCCCTCGGGGTGCGGCAAGTCGACCGCACTGAACTGCCTCGCCGGGCTCCTGCCGCTCACGTCGGGCAGCATCTGGCAGGACGAGACACGCATCGACGTGTTGCCACCGGAGCGGCGCGGGTTCGGCATGGTGTTCCAGAACTACGCGCTCTTCCCGCACATGTCGGTGAGGAAGAACGTCGCTTTCGGACTGACGATGCAGCGGCTCCCGAAGGCGGAGGTCGCTCGCAGGGCCGACGAGGCCATCCGCCTCGTGCGGCTGGAGGAACACGCCCACAAGCTCCCCGGCCAGTTGTCGGGTGGCCAGCAGCAGCGCGTGGCCATCGCGCGGGCCATCGTCCTGGAACCCTCGCTGGTGCTCATGGACGAGCCGCTGTCCAACCTGGACGCCAAACTGCGGCTGGAGATGCGCACGGAGATCCGCAGGCTGCACCAGAGCCTGGGGCTGACCACGGTCTACGTCACGCACGACCAGGAGGAGGCACTGTCACTGGCCGACCGACTCGTGGTGCTGCGTGACGGCACCGTGCAGCAGATCGGGACCCCGGAGGACCTGCACAACCGGCCGGTGAACCAGCACGTGGCCGACTTCATGGGTTACCGCAACCTGATCCGGCTCACCGCGGGTGAGCCTACGGGTGACGGGACACGGGTGGAGGGCGACGGACTGAGCCTCGTGGGCAGCCAGGTCGGCGACCTCACGCCCGGTGCCGCGGTGGTGGCCGCTGTCCGGCCCGAGGACGTCACGGTGTCCGAGCCGGGCACCTCCGGGCCGAACCACTTCCGGGCGACCGTCGAGGTGGTGGAGTACCAGGGGCGCGAACTGGCCGTCGAGGCGCGGACGGAGTCGGGCGTGCGGTTGCACCTGCGCACACCGCACCGGCTCGCGCCCGGTGACGACGTCGTGCTCGGTGTGGCAGTGGAGCGGTTGCTGGTGTTCCCCGACGACGGGACGGCGAGCGGGGAGCCGGGGAGCGCGCCGGCGTTGCCGGGACAGGAGCCGGCGTGA